The following proteins are co-located in the Aurantiacibacter atlanticus genome:
- a CDS encoding metal-dependent hydrolase, translated as MTAEPHWQASKPVDHPLKVRDRRFGRGKKRPRGTDPVAAAWFAALSASFPRGEAMFIDAVKAHRADTPAKLTGEIRDFIRQEVNHSREHVAFNRAVEEAGYDLTFIDARVKQLVGDTQKAPAIVQLAITCALEHFTAMFAHQFLKSPHTLASAGMGDRQLWLWHAVEEIEHKAVAYDTFIHATRNWSSFKRWRMRSLVMLLVTIRFLRNRSADAVELLAQDGVTGWRAKAHLAHYLIVKPGILRSIFPSWLGYFRPGFHPWDHDDRHLIAKWDRELDDAPEAAA; from the coding sequence ATGACTGCAGAACCGCACTGGCAAGCAAGCAAGCCTGTCGATCACCCCCTTAAGGTGCGCGATCGCCGCTTCGGACGCGGTAAAAAGCGCCCCCGCGGCACCGATCCGGTCGCGGCAGCCTGGTTTGCCGCATTATCTGCCAGCTTTCCGCGCGGTGAAGCGATGTTTATTGATGCGGTGAAGGCGCACCGTGCAGACACACCGGCAAAACTGACAGGGGAAATCCGCGATTTCATCCGTCAGGAAGTCAATCACTCACGCGAGCATGTCGCCTTCAACCGCGCGGTTGAAGAAGCAGGATATGATCTCACATTTATTGATGCACGGGTAAAGCAACTTGTCGGCGATACGCAGAAAGCCCCTGCAATTGTGCAATTGGCCATTACCTGCGCGCTGGAACACTTCACCGCCATGTTCGCCCACCAGTTTCTCAAATCCCCTCATACGCTGGCAAGTGCGGGGATGGGAGATCGACAATTATGGTTGTGGCACGCGGTCGAGGAGATTGAGCATAAGGCCGTGGCCTATGACACGTTCATCCATGCCACACGTAATTGGTCGTCTTTCAAACGCTGGCGGATGCGATCGCTGGTCATGCTGTTGGTAACAATCCGCTTCCTGCGCAATCGTTCAGCCGATGCGGTCGAATTGCTGGCACAGGACGGGGTGACTGGTTGGCGAGCAAAGGCGCATCTGGCACATTATCTGATTGTTAAACCTGGCATATTGCGCAGTATTTTCCCATCGTGGCTCGGCTATTTCCGGCCGGGTTTCCATCCCTGGGACCATGACGACCGGCACCTCATCGCAAAATGGGACAGGGAGTTGGACGATGCGCCGGAAGCAGCAGCCTAG
- a CDS encoding YgfZ/GcvT domain-containing protein, whose translation MTIGQLNSRAVVRVSPLDESEDAAAFLQGLLTNDVTGTLPVYAALLTAQGKTMVDMLVWRDEHDILLECEAAEAETLAKRLSLYRLRRKLDIAVDAGLAAFWSDEAADGFVPDPRLPALGYRRLGAISTGADGVDESYLDQRLSSGVAEGSTELGDILWLETNAAELGGVSFTKGCYIGQENTARMNWRQKINRRVVVVPLAQSQEKRCKAAYPALGLAVDHLRVDDIPAEAVPDWMTLAAGEA comes from the coding sequence ATGACTATTGGCCAATTGAACAGCCGCGCCGTGGTGCGCGTTTCCCCTCTGGATGAGAGCGAGGATGCCGCGGCCTTTCTGCAGGGCCTCCTCACTAATGATGTCACCGGCACATTGCCTGTCTATGCCGCGCTGCTGACTGCGCAAGGCAAGACAATGGTGGATATGCTGGTGTGGCGCGACGAGCATGACATTCTGCTGGAGTGTGAGGCCGCAGAGGCAGAAACGCTTGCCAAACGGCTCTCGCTTTACCGCCTGCGTCGCAAGCTGGACATTGCCGTGGATGCAGGTCTGGCTGCTTTCTGGAGTGATGAGGCGGCAGACGGTTTCGTGCCTGATCCGCGCCTGCCGGCACTCGGCTATCGGCGCCTCGGCGCGATCAGCACGGGGGCAGACGGTGTTGATGAAAGCTATCTCGACCAGCGCCTTTCATCGGGCGTTGCCGAAGGTTCGACCGAACTGGGCGACATCCTGTGGCTGGAGACCAATGCAGCCGAACTTGGCGGGGTCAGCTTCACCAAGGGCTGTTATATCGGGCAGGAGAATACCGCACGGATGAACTGGCGACAGAAGATCAATCGCCGGGTCGTGGTGGTCCCACTCGCCCAATCCCAGGAAAAGCGCTGCAAAGCTGCCTACCCGGCACTGGGCCTGGCAGTCGATCACTTGCGGGTGGACGACATCCCTGCCGAAGCGGTGCCAGATTGGATGACGCTGGCAGCGGGCGAAGCCTGA
- the pyrC gene encoding dihydroorotase, translating into MTTKLTIRRPDDWHVHLRDGAMLQGVAQFTARQFARAIVMPNLSPPVTSIEACIAYRNRIMAALPEGSAFTPLMTCYLTDRTDPAEVRRGFTEGVFTAAKLYPAGATTNSDGGVTDVANIRAVLETMAEVGMVLCVHGEVTSAEIDIFDREAVFIEQVLAPLLKDQPGLKVVFEHITTQDAVEFVEAAPANVAATVTPQHLHINRNAMLVGGMRPHAYCLPVAKREKHRLALRAAATRGSTKFFLGTDSAPHTRETKESACGCAGIFNAPFALESYLAVFEAESALDRFEGFASLHGPAFYGLPVNESTITLEKRNCTVPATIMANGEYVVPFHAGETLGWTLVD; encoded by the coding sequence ATGACGACGAAGCTGACGATCCGCCGCCCCGATGATTGGCATGTCCACCTGCGCGACGGGGCGATGCTGCAAGGCGTGGCACAATTTACCGCGCGCCAGTTTGCCCGCGCTATCGTCATGCCCAATCTTTCCCCGCCGGTGACATCGATAGAGGCGTGCATCGCCTATCGAAACCGTATCATGGCCGCTCTGCCAGAAGGTTCGGCCTTTACGCCGCTGATGACCTGCTATCTCACCGACAGAACCGATCCTGCCGAGGTGCGGCGCGGCTTTACCGAGGGTGTGTTCACTGCGGCAAAGCTCTATCCTGCCGGTGCTACCACAAATTCCGATGGCGGCGTGACCGATGTGGCGAATATCCGCGCCGTGCTCGAAACCATGGCGGAAGTCGGCATGGTTTTGTGCGTGCATGGCGAGGTGACATCTGCCGAGATCGATATATTCGACCGTGAAGCGGTGTTTATCGAGCAGGTGCTTGCGCCATTGTTGAAGGACCAGCCCGGCCTCAAGGTGGTGTTTGAACACATCACCACGCAGGATGCTGTGGAATTCGTCGAAGCAGCGCCAGCCAATGTCGCGGCCACGGTCACGCCGCAGCATCTCCATATCAATCGCAATGCCATGCTGGTGGGCGGGATGCGCCCGCATGCCTATTGCCTGCCTGTGGCCAAGCGGGAAAAGCATCGGCTGGCGCTGCGAGCGGCAGCCACCAGAGGATCGACGAAATTTTTCCTGGGCACAGATAGCGCCCCGCACACGCGCGAAACCAAGGAAAGTGCGTGCGGCTGTGCAGGCATATTCAACGCGCCCTTTGCATTGGAAAGCTATCTCGCAGTGTTCGAAGCCGAGAGCGCGCTGGACAGGTTTGAAGGTTTTGCCAGCCTCCACGGTCCGGCCTTTTACGGGCTGCCGGTGAATGAAAGCACGATTACGCTGGAAAAGCGCAATTGCACGGTCCCGGCCACCATCATGGCGAATGGGGAATACGTCGTGCCGTTTCATGCGGGCGAGACACTGGGCTGGACCTTGGTGGATTAG
- a CDS encoding protein adenylyltransferase SelO family protein, with amino-acid sequence MRKEPQPADYRPDTKITEIAQFIADPVQAANFPAHELRFRNARWDRAVGLASLSDADWVQHFGLFEPLPDNLPQPLALRYHGHQFRSYNPDIGDGRGFLFAQMRDGENRLLDCGTKGSGTTPYSRTADGRLTLKGAVREILATEMLEAQGVYTSKTFSVIETGEQLVRGDEPSPTRSAVMVRLSHGHIRIGSFQRLMVLEQPAALAQLVGYCLAAFPGPPPPADAPGRDQPAVILLHQVAERLADLAASYMVAGFVHGVLNTDNMNISGESFDYGPWRWLPQWDPHFTAAYFDQTGLYAFGKQPEAIRWNLSQLAVALRPLAESEPLIAALDRFGPLYEAAMMRRFCWRLGVQQRDQESDAALLGAAEMTMRENKEGPDAFFYRHRGGRGATGDLAQVLADYEAIDAQPHEYWSDGAPETMLIDEVETLWDAIAERDDWAPLYQKVERLRRMGGAFGELPAPQGHR; translated from the coding sequence ATGCGCAAAGAACCGCAACCTGCCGATTATCGCCCCGACACGAAAATCACCGAAATTGCGCAATTTATTGCCGATCCGGTGCAAGCAGCAAATTTTCCGGCCCATGAATTACGCTTTCGCAATGCCCGCTGGGACAGGGCGGTAGGGCTGGCGAGCCTTAGCGATGCCGATTGGGTGCAGCATTTCGGCCTGTTTGAACCTTTGCCGGACAATCTGCCCCAGCCGCTTGCCCTCAGATATCATGGCCACCAGTTCCGCTCTTACAATCCTGACATCGGTGACGGACGCGGGTTTCTTTTTGCGCAAATGCGCGATGGCGAGAACCGCCTGCTCGATTGCGGCACCAAGGGCAGCGGCACAACGCCATACAGCCGCACGGCTGACGGACGATTGACGCTGAAAGGGGCCGTGCGAGAAATTCTCGCCACCGAGATGCTTGAAGCGCAGGGCGTGTATACATCGAAGACCTTCTCCGTCATCGAAACGGGGGAGCAGCTGGTACGCGGTGATGAACCCAGCCCCACCCGATCAGCTGTCATGGTGCGGCTGAGCCATGGGCACATCCGCATCGGCAGCTTCCAGCGGCTGATGGTGTTGGAGCAGCCCGCCGCCCTGGCTCAACTGGTCGGTTATTGCCTTGCCGCCTTCCCTGGTCCGCCGCCTCCTGCTGATGCGCCGGGGCGCGATCAGCCTGCGGTCATCCTGCTGCATCAGGTGGCGGAACGACTGGCCGATCTTGCTGCCAGCTACATGGTCGCAGGTTTCGTTCACGGCGTGCTCAATACCGACAATATGAACATATCGGGCGAGAGTTTTGACTACGGTCCGTGGCGCTGGTTGCCGCAGTGGGATCCGCACTTTACAGCTGCCTATTTCGATCAAACCGGTCTTTACGCTTTCGGGAAACAGCCAGAGGCGATCCGCTGGAATCTCTCCCAGCTGGCCGTCGCACTGCGCCCGCTGGCCGAATCCGAACCGCTGATTGCCGCGCTCGATCGATTCGGTCCCTTGTATGAAGCGGCGATGATGCGGCGTTTCTGCTGGCGGCTGGGCGTGCAGCAACGCGATCAGGAAAGCGATGCAGCGCTGCTTGGTGCCGCCGAAATGACCATGCGCGAAAATAAGGAAGGCCCGGATGCGTTCTTCTATCGCCATCGCGGTGGCCGCGGTGCCACGGGCGATCTGGCACAAGTCCTTGCCGATTATGAAGCCATAGATGCGCAGCCGCATGAATACTGGTCGGACGGAGCGCCCGAAACCATGCTGATCGACGAGGTCGAAACCTTGTGGGACGCCATAGCCGAGCGCGACGACTGGGCTCCGCTTTATCAAAAGGTGGAGCGGTTGCGCCGTATGGGCGGCGCTTTTGGCGAACTGCCCGCCCCCCAAGGCCATCGATAA
- a CDS encoding molybdenum cofactor biosynthesis protein MoaE yields MAITVKLLDKPFNPGACVGPFTSAHPGLGAVCSFVGEVRGEDGVEALELLHYDRMTVRGMERLARNAAGRFALMGLIIVHRTGIMLPGESIVLVSACASHRRAAIDAVDYCMDHLKADSWFWKREKREGNWHWVEPRTADHADLARWSE; encoded by the coding sequence ATGGCTATCACGGTCAAGCTGCTTGATAAGCCTTTTAATCCTGGCGCATGTGTCGGGCCTTTCACATCTGCGCATCCGGGGCTTGGGGCGGTTTGCAGCTTTGTTGGCGAAGTGCGCGGCGAAGACGGCGTCGAGGCGCTCGAACTGCTCCATTATGACCGCATGACCGTGCGCGGTATGGAGCGGCTTGCCAGAAACGCGGCGGGCCGGTTCGCGCTGATGGGCCTTATCATCGTGCATCGCACAGGCATCATGCTTCCCGGAGAGTCGATCGTGCTGGTGTCCGCTTGCGCCAGCCATCGCCGCGCCGCCATTGATGCGGTCGATTATTGCATGGATCACCTCAAGGCTGACAGCTGGTTCTGGAAGCGCGAAAAGCGTGAAGGCAATTGGCACTGGGTTGAGCCGCGGACCGCTGATCATGCCGATCTGGCGCGATGGAGCGAATGA
- a CDS encoding MoaD/ThiS family protein, with the protein MVVTLVFLGKLADLAGEGERELAAPLNWQGLLAALGDDLGEFIAGETVKLALDGELLADKTTLLAVDGSEIALLPPVSGG; encoded by the coding sequence ATGGTGGTCACGCTGGTTTTTCTTGGCAAGCTGGCCGATCTTGCAGGCGAGGGGGAGCGAGAGTTGGCCGCTCCGCTCAACTGGCAAGGCCTGCTGGCCGCGCTTGGCGATGATCTCGGTGAGTTTATAGCAGGTGAAACGGTCAAACTGGCGCTTGATGGAGAATTGCTGGCGGATAAGACAACGCTATTAGCCGTGGATGGATCTGAAATCGCGCTGCTCCCGCCTGTCAGCGGCGGCTAG
- a CDS encoding TetR/AcrR family transcriptional regulator — MSIKRRLPPEESRAVALEAARALLIDAGPQAVTLKAVASMVGRTHANLLHHFGSASGLQKELARHLARTVCDSIGEAVRATRAGIGSPREVVDLAFDAFGREGGGQLASWMLASGNEDALNPIIESIHALVHDLNPDEAHTGGDLRMHETTFTLVLLALGDALLGEPLAESLTVKRSVARDRAEQMLVAAYQANAASVEAAVVQASPAASVIQSGTASAGMSSTRK, encoded by the coding sequence ATGTCAATAAAGAGGCGTTTGCCTCCAGAAGAAAGTCGCGCGGTTGCGCTCGAAGCCGCGCGGGCACTGTTGATAGACGCAGGTCCGCAGGCGGTGACTTTGAAAGCGGTCGCTTCGATGGTGGGGCGCACGCATGCCAATTTACTGCACCATTTCGGTAGCGCTTCGGGCCTGCAAAAAGAATTGGCGCGCCATCTGGCGCGAACAGTGTGCGATTCGATCGGCGAAGCTGTGCGCGCAACGCGGGCCGGTATCGGTTCGCCGCGCGAAGTCGTCGATCTCGCATTCGATGCCTTCGGGCGTGAAGGTGGTGGGCAATTGGCAAGCTGGATGCTGGCATCGGGCAATGAAGATGCCCTCAATCCAATAATCGAGTCGATTCACGCGCTGGTGCACGACCTTAACCCGGATGAAGCACATACTGGCGGCGATCTGCGCATGCATGAAACAACCTTCACGCTGGTTCTGCTGGCTCTGGGCGATGCGCTGCTGGGCGAACCGCTCGCCGAATCGCTGACGGTGAAGCGCAGCGTTGCGCGTGATCGGGCAGAACAGATGCTTGTCGCCGCTTATCAGGCCAATGCCGCATCTGTCGAAGCGGCGGTGGTTCAGGCTTCGCCCGCTGCCAGCGTCATCCAATCTGGCACCGCTTCGGCAGGGATGTCGTCCACCCGCAAGTGA
- the rarD gene encoding EamA family transporter RarD produces the protein MADAETSRGKALLSAMMSHLIWGTLPLYLLLVKEVPVLEFVAWRTVFALLFCIALLGRRQRFSEFRACLADPRTMRTLALSSVMIAINWIAYVWAIQANHVYAASLGYYILPLNMMLLGLVFLGESLSRLQWIAVGLAALGVATLAAGALTTLWVSLLLASSFAVYGLLRKKVNAGPVVGLTIEALILLPIAAVYLVWAEISGEGLAFGRDALETFAIMLGGVLTAMPLLLFATAARALPYTLVGFLQFASPTIVFILGLTVFGEDLNHAQLACFIAIWASVALFSWDVWRKSRRAKVVPAAG, from the coding sequence ATGGCAGACGCAGAAACAAGTCGCGGCAAGGCGCTACTTTCCGCGATGATGTCCCACCTGATATGGGGTACGCTGCCGCTTTACCTGCTGTTGGTGAAAGAAGTTCCGGTCCTCGAATTCGTCGCATGGCGCACGGTTTTTGCACTGCTGTTCTGCATCGCCCTGTTGGGGAGGCGGCAGCGTTTCTCCGAATTTCGTGCTTGCCTTGCCGACCCGCGCACCATGCGCACGCTGGCTCTCAGTTCCGTGATGATTGCCATCAACTGGATCGCCTATGTCTGGGCGATCCAGGCCAATCATGTCTACGCCGCCAGCCTTGGCTATTATATTCTGCCGCTGAATATGATGTTGTTGGGCCTGGTATTTCTAGGTGAAAGCCTGTCGCGGCTGCAATGGATTGCGGTGGGGCTGGCAGCCCTTGGTGTTGCTACACTGGCTGCAGGCGCGCTTACCACCTTGTGGGTCAGCCTGCTGCTGGCGTCGAGCTTCGCGGTATATGGCCTGCTGCGAAAGAAGGTAAATGCCGGCCCCGTCGTAGGCCTGACGATAGAGGCGCTGATTTTGCTCCCCATCGCCGCTGTCTATCTCGTATGGGCTGAAATATCCGGCGAAGGGCTGGCCTTCGGACGCGATGCACTGGAAACCTTCGCCATCATGCTGGGCGGGGTGCTTACAGCGATGCCGCTATTGCTGTTCGCCACTGCCGCACGCGCCCTGCCCTATACGCTGGTTGGCTTTCTGCAATTTGCTTCCCCCACCATCGTCTTCATACTTGGACTGACGGTATTTGGAGAGGATTTGAACCACGCTCAGCTTGCATGTTTCATCGCGATCTGGGCATCAGTCGCACTGTTTAGTTGGGATGTGTGGCGCAAATCACGCCGTGCGAAGGTTGTGCCGGCAGCGGGCTAA
- the moaA gene encoding GTP 3',8-cyclase MoaA: protein MSCSQPLIDAFDRRISYLRLSVTDRCDLRCAYCMPEAMQFLPKKYVLSLEEMHKLGLAFIDRGITRIRLTGGEPLVRRDVMDLVRALGHRLGAGLEELTLTTNGTQLEKFAPELYAAGVRRVNVSLDTLDARLFAQLSRRDRLAQVLRGIAAASEAGLQVKINTVALKGLNEAELPEIVRWAHGEGHDMTLIEVMPLGETDTERVDHYLPLPAVRERLEQQFSLHDIADRTGGPARYVRVEQSGGRLGFITPLTNNFCASCNRIRVTATGQLFACLGGSEQVDLRAALRSDSPDGKLAAALDEAMRIKPERHHFEIGDGALPTLARHMSVTGG from the coding sequence ATGAGCTGTTCGCAGCCCCTGATCGACGCGTTCGACCGCCGCATCTCCTATTTGCGGCTATCGGTGACCGATCGCTGCGATTTGCGCTGCGCTTATTGCATGCCCGAAGCGATGCAATTTCTGCCCAAGAAATATGTTTTGAGTCTGGAAGAGATGCACAAGCTGGGCCTCGCCTTTATCGATCGCGGCATCACCCGCATCCGGCTTACCGGGGGTGAACCGCTGGTTAGGCGCGATGTCATGGATCTGGTGCGCGCATTGGGGCACAGGCTGGGAGCTGGGCTGGAAGAATTGACCCTCACTACGAATGGTACTCAGCTGGAGAAGTTTGCGCCTGAACTGTATGCCGCAGGCGTCCGGCGGGTGAACGTCAGTCTCGACACGCTGGATGCCCGGCTGTTCGCGCAGCTTTCCAGGCGAGATCGCCTTGCCCAGGTGTTGCGCGGAATTGCTGCGGCAAGCGAAGCGGGCCTGCAGGTAAAGATCAACACCGTTGCGCTCAAAGGGCTGAACGAGGCGGAATTGCCCGAAATTGTCCGGTGGGCACATGGTGAAGGCCATGACATGACGCTGATCGAAGTTATGCCGCTGGGCGAAACCGATACCGAAAGGGTTGATCATTACCTTCCGTTGCCCGCTGTGAGAGAGCGGCTGGAACAGCAATTTTCGTTGCATGATATTGCCGACCGCACCGGTGGGCCGGCGCGTTATGTGCGTGTGGAACAGAGCGGCGGTCGGCTAGGCTTCATAACCCCGCTGACCAATAATTTCTGCGCATCGTGCAATCGTATCCGCGTTACCGCGACCGGCCAGCTTTTTGCTTGCCTCGGCGGGTCAGAGCAGGTCGATCTGCGCGCTGCCCTGCGATCCGACTCTCCCGATGGCAAACTCGCCGCCGCGCTGGACGAGGCAATGCGAATAAAGCCCGAGCGCCACCATTTTGAGATTGGCGATGGAGCATTGCCCACGCTGGCCCGTCACATGTCGGTGACAGGTGGCTGA
- the rpmA gene encoding 50S ribosomal protein L27, translating to MAHKKAGGSSRNGRDSAGRRLGVKKFGSQDVIPGNIIVRQRGTRFYPGVNVGMGKDHTLFALEAGKVRFHSGKLGRKYVSVDAMAQAAE from the coding sequence ATGGCACATAAAAAAGCTGGCGGTTCGTCGCGCAACGGTCGTGATTCGGCCGGTCGTCGCCTCGGTGTGAAGAAGTTTGGTAGCCAGGACGTGATTCCGGGCAATATTATTGTGCGTCAGCGCGGCACGAGGTTCTATCCCGGCGTCAATGTCGGTATGGGTAAGGACCATACGCTGTTTGCGCTCGAAGCGGGCAAGGTCCGTTTCCACAGTGGCAAGCTGGGCCGCAAATACGTCTCAGTAGACGCGATGGCCCAAGCCGCCGAATAA
- a CDS encoding GNAT family N-acetyltransferase: MFMRTERLFLRPVFPEDWHDIMAGIADFRVVSMLENAPWPYGEEQARAYCMSLPEDGEIRLSVTLPEKHGAPVVGQIGMRPNSNGRYELGYWIARRWQKRGFAVEAAHGIIAIAQGLGISELEAGHYLDNSASSKVLRRCGFQPTGEIAPTYCIARGGEVMMMRRYAIHLAGAKDDNRPVAA, from the coding sequence ATGTTCATGCGTACCGAACGGCTGTTTCTGCGGCCTGTTTTCCCCGAAGACTGGCACGATATCATGGCAGGCATTGCCGATTTTCGTGTGGTCAGCATGCTGGAGAATGCACCTTGGCCCTATGGTGAAGAACAGGCGCGCGCTTATTGCATGAGCCTGCCCGAGGATGGCGAGATTCGTCTTTCGGTCACTCTGCCCGAAAAGCACGGTGCTCCGGTTGTCGGACAGATCGGCATGCGCCCAAACAGCAATGGTCGATACGAACTGGGATACTGGATCGCACGCAGATGGCAGAAGCGCGGTTTTGCGGTGGAGGCGGCGCACGGCATTATCGCAATAGCGCAAGGTCTGGGCATCAGCGAATTGGAGGCCGGCCATTATCTGGACAATTCTGCCAGCAGCAAGGTCTTGCGGCGCTGCGGATTCCAGCCCACGGGCGAAATCGCACCAACTTATTGCATTGCCCGCGGTGGTGAAGTGATGATGATGCGCCGTTATGCCATACATCTGGCTGGCGCCAAGGACGATAATCGGCCGGTCGCAGCCTAG
- the astD gene encoding succinylglutamate-semialdehyde dehydrogenase: protein MSVTQELVSFEPATGAEMWRAPHGDVDQLVEQSKRAWPAWAAQPLAVRIELVRRFVNEVRKDQEELAELIARETGKPLWEARTEVEAVMAKVDISVNAYAERTGQRKLNSALQGTAALRHKPHGVMAVLGPYNFPAHLPNGHMVPALIAGNTVILKPSEKTPAVGAKLVELFNRAGIAEGVVQLLIGGPDEGKALVAHRDVNGVLFTGSAQVGIAINRKLATEPGKILALEMGGNNPLVVWDTPKISDAAALIIQSAFTTAGQRCTAARRLIVKASMYDSVIGELKAMADRIIVGAPFDEPAPFMGPVIDNDTADQLTESFVYLLSNGGRAIKHMRRMQDDLPFVTPAIIDTTAMIDRPDVELFGPLLQVIKVDDFDEAIAEANNTRFGLSASLVGGTPKQYNRFWANVRAGIVNWNRPTNGASSAAPFGGIGFSGNHRPAAFYAADYCAYPVTSTEMEQPRASLGVGIKQG from the coding sequence TTGTCGGTAACACAGGAACTCGTCTCTTTTGAACCTGCCACGGGTGCAGAAATGTGGCGTGCGCCGCATGGTGATGTGGATCAGCTGGTGGAGCAGTCAAAACGCGCCTGGCCCGCATGGGCCGCGCAGCCGCTGGCCGTGCGGATCGAACTGGTGCGCCGCTTCGTTAATGAAGTGCGCAAGGATCAGGAAGAACTGGCCGAACTGATTGCACGCGAGACGGGCAAGCCCCTGTGGGAAGCCCGCACCGAGGTCGAGGCTGTGATGGCCAAGGTCGATATCTCGGTCAATGCCTATGCCGAAAGGACCGGCCAGCGAAAGCTAAACAGCGCCTTACAGGGCACAGCGGCGCTGCGACACAAGCCGCATGGCGTCATGGCGGTGCTTGGCCCGTATAATTTCCCCGCACATCTCCCCAATGGCCACATGGTGCCCGCGCTTATCGCCGGTAATACGGTGATCCTGAAGCCATCGGAAAAGACCCCTGCGGTTGGCGCAAAGCTGGTCGAACTGTTCAATCGCGCAGGTATTGCCGAAGGCGTGGTGCAATTGCTGATCGGCGGTCCTGACGAAGGCAAGGCGCTTGTGGCCCATCGCGATGTGAATGGCGTATTGTTCACCGGGTCCGCGCAGGTCGGCATAGCTATCAACCGCAAACTCGCCACCGAGCCGGGCAAGATCCTGGCGCTGGAAATGGGCGGCAATAATCCGCTGGTCGTGTGGGACACGCCCAAGATCAGCGATGCCGCGGCGCTCATCATCCAGTCCGCTTTTACAACTGCTGGGCAGCGTTGCACCGCTGCGCGCCGGCTGATCGTGAAGGCGAGCATGTATGACAGCGTGATCGGCGAACTGAAGGCAATGGCGGATCGGATCATCGTGGGCGCGCCTTTTGATGAACCTGCACCATTCATGGGTCCGGTGATCGACAATGATACGGCCGACCAATTGACTGAAAGCTTTGTCTATCTGCTGTCCAACGGCGGCAGGGCGATCAAACACATGCGACGTATGCAGGACGATCTGCCTTTCGTTACCCCTGCCATCATTGACACCACAGCCATGATTGACCGCCCCGATGTCGAATTGTTCGGCCCCTTGCTTCAGGTCATCAAGGTCGATGATTTTGATGAGGCAATTGCAGAGGCGAATAATACGCGCTTTGGCCTTTCGGCTTCACTGGTTGGCGGCACCCCCAAGCAATATAATCGTTTCTGGGCGAATGTCCGCGCCGGGATCGTCAACTGGAACCGCCCCACCAATGGTGCATCCTCCGCTGCGCCATTTGGCGGGATCGGCTTTTCGGGCAATCACCGTCCGGCGGCCTTCTATGCTGCGGATTACTGTGCCTATCCCGTTACCAGCACCGAAATGGAACAGCCGCGCGCCAGCCTGGGCGTCGGTATCAAACAGGGCTGA
- the rplU gene encoding 50S ribosomal protein L21 has product MFAVVRTGGKQYRVAEGDKIAVEKLAGDAGDSITLGDVLLAGEGADLADSAKVTVSAEIIAQAKSEKVTVFKKRRRHNYRRKAGHRQQMTLLRITGVGEGKKAAAKKAAAPKKDTSEEKAAPDTHKAAPAKDAAPAAKKASAKKADKE; this is encoded by the coding sequence ATGTTCGCAGTAGTGCGCACGGGCGGCAAGCAATATCGCGTCGCCGAAGGAGACAAGATCGCAGTAGAGAAGCTGGCGGGTGACGCTGGTGACTCCATCACGCTAGGCGATGTCCTGCTGGCCGGCGAAGGCGCCGATCTAGCAGACAGCGCTAAGGTCACTGTCTCTGCAGAAATCATCGCCCAGGCCAAGAGCGAGAAGGTAACGGTCTTCAAGAAGCGCCGTCGCCATAATTATCGCCGCAAGGCTGGTCATCGCCAGCAGATGACATTGTTGCGCATCACCGGTGTAGGTGAAGGCAAGAAAGCTGCAGCCAAGAAGGCCGCCGCTCCGAAGAAGGATACTTCCGAAGAGAAGGCCGCGCCTGACACGCACAAGGCTGCTCCTGCAAAGGATGCCGCCCCAGCTGCGAAGAAAGCATCGGCCAAAAAGGCCGATAAGGAATAA